Genomic DNA from Solanum pennellii chromosome 3, SPENNV200:
tttttttttttgtaaatttatccGTAGCTTATTAGGTAGTAGTATTAACCGTTAATAAAGTATCGATTTTTAGTGATTTTGGTTGTCTATGTTATGATGAGTGTGTTTTTGATTCATTCATTACATTAATAGATTCTTCTGCataattttacttatttgttAAGGAATTTGCCTGTATAAGCTACACTTGATTACCGttccaatattttatttttaaaagactaATCTATTCCACACGGATCTTGTGTAGAAATAGTGATTTGGCCCTGCATTGTTgactttgtatttttttaatgtacatGTTAGTGGACTCCTTAATTTATTTGGATATTCTTCGAGATGGATTAGAATATGAAAGATGACTTGTGGAGCTTTAGAAAGACATTAGCTTTGAATTGTctgattgaaaagaaaaaagatcctTTTCTAAGAAAGgttacatataatatataattaaagacGGTATAATCATTCCATAATTACAGAGGTCGAAACAAATGTGTTGAGATAGAATCTCAAACTCGAATCTGAAAAGTTTAAATCCTGGATCCACCTATGCTTGATAGTGTTTTTGTGAATGCTACATCAAATAGCACACTTGTTTCTTCACTGATCAAGGAGAAGATTGGTAGTTAGTGAGCTTTTTAAGTACACAAGACTGGCTCATGCTATTTGAACTTGAACCAGTCAACAATTTTCATTGAGTCGAAGAGTCTCTCTACCTCCCAAGGTGTAGGGGTAAGGCTTGCGTaaccctccccagaccccacttatGGATttatattgggtatgttgtAGTTGTTGAAATAGTCAACAATTTCTGAACATAACTAATATTTTGTCTGGAGAACATACTTCTGATATTTTAGTCCTGTTTAATGTCTTGTTCCATAAAGATAATAGAGTGATGACTATAAGCCCAATCAATACACAgttcacacaattcatattttgtATATCATACATTTATCATGCTAAGGAAATGCTTTGCCTAGTAGCCGGTGTGAAGAACTTGGAAACGGCTCAAAAGCAAGAAGAGTCTCCAGCTGATGAAACACCTCAAAAGCAAGATGAGTCTCCAGCTGATGAAAAGATGCAGGAATCACAGCCCTCTACTGAACTATCAGAGCGTAGAAAGGCACTATTTGAACCATTGGAGCCGGTTACAAATGCAAATGGCCGTAGGCCATCAGCTGAAACTTTGCTACCCCCACCAGACTTTGATGCTGCATGTTACCCCAAAGGTTGGCTGGCTGGAAAGAGACGGAAGCTTGTAAATGTGGATGTTGTTGAAAGTATGCGCAGAATCGCTCTACAGGAAATGAATAGAAAGGTGATGTCCTCCAAATTACCATTTGTTTACTTTCTTCTAATCTACATGTTCTGTTTTGGCTAAACCTCTTTAAATGTCTTGCTCAGTTTAAATTCAACAGAAACACTAATCATATGACAACGCTGCAGGATCGCGAAATCGATGGTCTGAATGAACAGCTAGAAGCAGATGCTCAATGCCTGGAACATCTGCAAATACAGCTGCTAGAAGAAAGAAGCAAGCGTGCTGATGTAGAGAGGCAAAATGCTATGTTGCAAAGCCAGATAAATGTGCTTATGAACATGTATCAGGATAACGATGACATTGATGATGACGGCACAGATGATTCGTAATCAgtcattttctttattcttttgtaGATTTCGTTAGACAATAATAGGACAAGATATAGAAGAAGGTGGTTGTGCTTTCaagatgtaaaatatatatttgtgaatACCACCTGTGTGTTCGCAATATTATTTACTGTTTAAAAGCTGTGTGTAAGACGTTGGTAGTTCCTTTTATTTGATCTACTATTCCTCACACCTCCTTGCATTTGGCCTTGTCACTGCCTCTAGCACTAGGCCATTAGGCTTGATAGGGAACATTTGAAATCACGCTATCAGCAAGTAGATTCGAAATCTTGCTATCAACGATAAGTTGATAGATACCAGTTAAGAGGTATCTTTTGGTAGATGTTTTACACAACGATGAAGTAAATTCCATTAAGAAACTATTCGGACTACTTGAAGAATACTGTCTACTGCACAAACTAACATAAAGGATGACTATATACATATACTACTACCTGCACAACATCTAGGAGGGCTTTGATTACAAGTCAAGTCCTAAACTGGACACTGTAGCTAAGCAGTGTCTTGGAAGGCGCTATGCCTGCTATATACAAAAGCAACTAGGCCATACTTTTCTGGATGATCATAAACTAAGCAGATTCTATCTAGCTGGGCGGTCGGAATCTTCATAGATATTGAAGAGAAACTGAGGCAACGACGCGATTCTTGGCAGATTCAGCAACAGATCCCCTATCGAGTCTTTTCTCGACATTGAAGGAGCTGGATCATTTGATTTGTCCCCTGATGTGGAAGGATCTTCAACCTTCTTTCCACTTGTTGCTCCGGGAAAGAAACTAATCAGTTCATCAGTTCTCTTACCTCCAACTGCAACATCACCATAGTTCTCACTATTATGTGCTGTTGCGGGATCCTTCTGAAGAAGACAGCACAGAGAATTGACCCTTGTCATGAGGGATTTCTCATCTGAGGCTGGCATATTTTGAGTGTCACTAAACAAGCACCTCGAGATCTCTTCGAGTATCTCCAAGCTTTGGCGTTCATCACTGGACAAGCTTATAACTTCAGACGTTCCCTGCTCAGAAAAACGTTGTTCAAAGTGGCTCACTAAATCTTTCATTGACATGGAGGGATGAAGACCAGGCACTCGGATCTGATCTAGGTTGCCAAGGCCTTTCAATTGCTGCATATCTCTACTGACATCTTGAATCGCCCTTGTATCCATCACTGCAGGTCAAATGACATAACAGCAAATTAAAAGACAATTCACAAATGCTAAGCCTTAACAATGACATAAATATTTGGAAAAACAATTCAACTGATTCAGGATCAGTTGGAAATACTATGATTATGCCCAATAAGGCCTCAAGTGTACTAATTCGGATCTGTCTAGTATGCTTAAATACTAATTTCAAGAAACCAATGGAAACTGTAGGCAGGCAGAAAAGGAATGTAAAAATCTCTATAACCACCACAATGCTCTTTCCACCATGCaacataaaattaagaaaaataaacaaaaaataaataagatgcaCCAAGCATAAGAATTTAACTTCTTGAAAAGCTCAGTGTCCTAACCAAACcagtaataatatataattacctGAGCTTGGTGAAGGTGTTTCTGGACGAATGTTTTCCAATCGTCTACTAACAACAAAGTCTTGCTCTCCATTTGTAGAAGAACAATGAGCTCCTGAAGGTGAAGCGGCACCATGCAAGTTAAGAAAGGGGGGACTTCTCTCATTATTCAGATTAAATTCCGACTCGCACACATTTGGGTCTTCAAATACTGAAA
This window encodes:
- the LOC107014527 gene encoding protein HEADING DATE REPRESSOR 1; the protein is MEVRQQQKMEGILEGFSPVSSTPVLWKSRKRSAGVKNLETAQKQEESPADETPQKQDESPADEKMQESQPSTELSERRKALFEPLEPVTNANGRRPSAETLLPPPDFDAACYPKGWLAGKRRKLVNVDVVESMRRIALQEMNRKDREIDGLNEQLEADAQCLEHLQIQLLEERSKRADVERQNAMLQSQINVLMNMYQDNDDIDDDGTDDS